The sequence below is a genomic window from Myxococcales bacterium.
GCGTCCATCTCGGGAAGCAGAAGCCATCTTATGAGGAACGCACCTGTCATCGATCCGGCGAGAGCCGCGAAAAAACCTTCCATCGTCTTGTTCGGGCTGACCATCGGCGCAAATTTATGTCTTCCGAAGCTTTTTCCCGCCACATATGCGAAGGTATCGCAAAGACACGCGGGGGCCATTGCAAGCAGAACCATCGAGTTGCCGAACGGCAACTCCCTTATCCAGGCCCAGAATGGAAATGCAATGCCGAGGTACATCATCCCAAGAGTCGCGAGGCCTATTCGGTCGGCAACCCCTTCGAGCCTCGGAGTTGAACGCATAAAAAGAACAGAGACTGTAAAAAGCATGGCGACGGATATCGAAATTATAGCGGCTGGGGTGTCGGTCATCCATATCATCGGAATCGCGGCGGCAAGAATGGCGGTGACGCAGATCTTTCTTTCAATTTTTTCCGCGAAGAACATCCTGGAAAACTCTATGCCGCCGAGGAGAGTTACAGCCAACAGCACACCCTTGAAGCCGGAAATGGGCAGGCACCATATGGCGGCGACGAAGACGAAACCCATAATTATAGCAGTGACAACCCTTGTCATCTCTCCCCCCGATGTCAGGCGCTTTGGCCGCTCACCTTGCCAAACCTTCGTTCGCGGGCTTTGTAGGATTCTATCGCCCTGTCCAGTTCGGCCGAATCGAAATCAGGCCATAGCGCTTCGGTAAAATAAAGCTCAGAGTAAGCTATCTGCCAGAGAAGAAAATTGCTGACGCGAAACTCCCCGCTTGTTCTTATCAGAAGATCGGGGTCGGGAATCCCGCGCGTGTCGAGCGCGGAGGTAAAATCCTCCTGCGTGACCTCCCCTTTTCCGCTCTTCAGCATGGCATTGACGGCGCGAAGGATCTCCTGCCTTCCTCCGTATGAAAGAGCTACGATCATCGTGATATCGGAACAGTGCGAGGTAAGCGCCTCCGTCTCCCTTATCTCACTACGAAGCTCGGCTGGCAGCCTCGCGATATCGCCTATCACACGAAAGCGGACTCCTTTTTCCACCATCCCCTTGCGCTTGCTGATCAGAAAATATCTCAAGAGCTGCATGAGAGCCAATATTTCATCGGAAGGACGCTGCCAGTTCTCGTCGGAAAATGCGTAGAGAGTTATATACTTCACACCCCGATTTTTGCAGTCCTCGATCACGCCCTCTATGCGCTCGGCTCCCTTGCGATGCCCCTCGGAGCGCGAAAGGTCGTTCTCCGCAGCCCATCTTCCGTTTCCATCCATTATGATGGCTATGTGTTTAGGCGTTTTTGGCATTTGGACCCTTAGTGGTTCGATCTTTTTCCGGGAACACGCACCGTTTGCGTCCCCAATTGGATACGGTTGAGGTTAAGGTTCCAGAAGCTAGAATCTAGAAGTGAGGAGCGTGATTTTCACGGTCGAGGTTTTTCTAGCTTCTGGCCTCTGCTTTGCCACTAGTTACGAGTCACCAGTCACAGCTGTCTCACAAACTTGCTCCGTCTGACAGAATCTCCTGCTTTTTACAGTCACAAACTTGCTCCGTCTGACAGAATCTCCTGCTTTTTCCACCAGTTACCAGTCACGACAGTAATCACACCGACATGATATCCTTTTCCTTATGGGTGACCGTCTCATCAACTTTCTTGATGAAGTCATCGGTGATCTTCTGAATCCTGTCGTATCCCGAACGCTCGTCGTCCTCGGTGATCTTCGAGTCCTTCTTGAGCCGTTTGAGCTCCTCGTTGGAATCGCGGCGCACGTTGCGGACTGCGACCTTGCAATCCTCAGCATGTTTTTTGACCAACTTGACCAGATCACGCCTGCGTTCCTCGTTGAGCGCCGGTATCGGAATACGGATTATCTTCCCATCGCTGATGGGATTCAACCCGAGCCCCGACTTGAGGATCGCCTTCTCTATCGCCTGACCTGCGGAGGCGTCCCACGGCTGAATCGCTATCGTGCGCGCATCCGGAATTGAAAGCGAAGAGAGCTGGTTGAGCGGCGTCATCGTGCCGTAGTACTCGACACGGACTTCATCCACCAGCGAAAGAGAGGCGCGGCCGGTGCGCAGCCTCGCCAGCTCGTGGTGAAGAGCGTCCATCGCCCTGCTCATCTTTGCTTCGGTTTCCTTGAAAATTTTGTCATCCATAAACCACCGTCCCTATTTTTTCGCCCTTCACCACCTTCGCAAGGTTGCCGGACTTGAATATGTCGAAGACGATGATGGGGATGTTGTGATCCATGCACATCGAAACAGCGGTAGAATCCATAACTTTAAGCTGATTTTTCAGAACGTCTATGAATGAAACGGAATCGAAACGTTTCGCGGAAGGATCATTCTTCGGATCGGCGGAATAAACTCCGTCGACCTTGGTTCCCTTGAGAATAGCCTCTGCACCGACCTCGAGAGCTCGGAGAGATGCTGCGGTGTCGGTAGAAAAAAACGGCGAGCCCGTTCCTCCGCAGAAGATCAGGACCCGCCCCTCCTTCATATCGCGTATCGCGCTGCGCCTGTCGAAGGAGTGAGCCACCCCTTCTATCGCGAGCGAACTCATCAGAACCGCGTCGAGCCCGGAACCGATCATCACCTCTTGAAGAGCGAGACCGTTGATGACGGTAGCAAGCATCCCCATCCGGTCGGCTTGCGCCTGGCAGATCCCGCCCTCTTTTGCGATGGGGGCGCCGCGGAAGATATTTCCGCCGCCGATGACGATGCCGATCTCTACGCCGAGATCGATCGCGCTGCGAACCTCCGAAACGAGCTTTGCAGCGGCATCGAGGGAAATCCCTTTTTCGACTCCCGGAGAGAGAAGAGCCTCACCGGAAAGTTTCAGGATGATTCTTCGGTATTTCATGCTCTCCCCCTTACCAGTCACAAAAACTTGCTCCGTCTGACAAAATCTTCCGCTTTTTCCACCAGTTACCAGTCACGAGTCGCTAGTCAACGGTCACGGCTTTTCAGTCTTTTCTCTTCTCAATCCCTTCCCCTACCTGGAACCTCACGAATGAATCGATCGTGATGGCCGAATCTATCTTCTTAAGCCAGCCCCCTACCGAGGACTTGCCGTCCGGGTCGCGGACATAGACCTGCTCACTCAGACAGATCTCGGTATAAAATTTGTTGATCTTTCCGCCGAGGATCTTCTCGAGTATCTCAGCCGGCTTTTTCGTCTCACCCATCTGCGCCAGCATTATTTCCTTTTCCTTGGCGATCACCGACTCCGGAACGTCGCTCTTATTGACGTACTGCGGATGCATCGCAGCGACGTGCATTGCAACTTCCCTGCCGGTCGTGTCATCGAGCTTTGCGTTTGGATCGTTGTAAACCACCACGACGCCGATCTTGGATCCGGCGTGTATGTATTGCGCGAGTTTTTTTCCTGCGCCGATCTCTACGCGGGCAAAGCGCCTGGCATTGATATTCTCGCCGATCTTGGCAACGACATCGGTCTGGATATCCTTCACGCTCTTGCCATCAACTGTAGTCGCAAGAAGCCCATCGAGATCGGCCGGATTCCTGTCGCGAACTATTTCCGTTACCCTTGAAACATAGCCGCGGAAGTCTTCGGTCTTGGTGACGAAGTCGGTTTCACAGTTGACCTCCACCAGAGTCGCGACTTTGCCATCGGCGGAGATATCGTGTCCGATGAGGCCGTCGGCTGCGACGCGCACGGACTTCTTCTCGGCGGTAGCGACTCCTTTTTTGCGCAGAGACTCTATCGCGGCTTCCATATCCCCATTGGATTCGGAAAGAGCCCTTTTGCAGTCCATCATTCCGGCGCCGGTTTTCTCCCTCAACTCTTTAACTATCTCTGATGATATCGTCATTATTGTTTTCCTTTCCGGGAGAGGCCTGCTCAATCACTCCCAAAGTAAATTTATTATGTCGTTTCTTTTCCGGAAACACGCACCGTTTGTGTCCCCAATTGGATACGGTTGAGGTTAAGGTTCCAGAAGCTAGAATCTAGAAGTGAGAAGCGTGATTTCCACGGTCGAGGTTTTTCTAGCTTCTAACCTCTCGCATCTGGCCTCTGTTTTTTCACCAGTTACGAGTCACGGTAACTCTTGCTCCGTCTGACAAAATCTTCCGATTTTTCCAGCAGTTACCAGTCACGAGTCAGCAGTCACGGCAGTAATCACACCGACACAAACTTGCTCCGTCTGACAGGATCTCCTGTTTTTTCCAGCAGTTACCAGTCGCCATTCACGGATTCTGATCGCTGCCAGCTTCGGTGGTCTCTTCGACCTTCACCTTGGCAAATTGTTCCGCATCAGCATCGCTCGCCGCCTCAGCAGTGGCGCCCCGCGCTACCCATGCACGCCCTCTGCCTGTGATCTTTTTCTCGCGTATCGCCGGACCTTTGAATTTCTGTTCCTTCGCCTGCTCGGCTGCCTGAGCCTCCTGCTCGCGCAGGGAGATCTCACGCCTCCTGTTTCCATCTTCGCAGGCATCGGCGATTATCTTCGAAAAATACTGTATGGAGCGAATCGCGTCGTCATTGCCGGGGATGATATAATCGATCCCCTCAGGGTCGCTGTTGGTATCGATGAGCGCTATCACGGGGATGCCGAGCTTGTTCGCCTCTTTTTTAGCGATTATCTCGCTGCTCGGGTCGATCAGAAAAACCGCGCCGGGAATCTTCTTCATCATCTTGATTCCGCCGAGGGAGAATTCGAGCTTTTCGATCTCGCGTTCGATCTGGAGGGCTTCCTTCTTGGTCAATTTCTCGAGCTCGCCCTTCTCGCGCTTCTCGACGAGATCGTTGAGGCGGTCGATGGACTGCCGGATCGTGCGGAAGTTGGTGAGCATCCCGCCCAGCCAGCGGTTGGAGACGTAGAACTGCCCGACCCTCTTGGCTTCGGACTCGACGACATCCTTGGCCTGCTTTTTCGTTCCGACGAAGAGGATGCTGTTGCCAAGCGCGACCGTATCGGCGACGAACTTGTAGGCATCGCGTGCCAGAGAGGCCGTCTGATCGAGATCGATGATGTGGATCCCATCCCTTGCGGCGAAGATGTATGGACGCATCTTCGGATTCCAGCGGCGGGTCTGATGTCCGAAATGGACGCCCGCTTCCAGCATGTCTTTCACCTGCACTTCAACTGTCATACCTTACTCCTTTGGTTTAAACCTTTAGGAGGCCCTCGCGCCGCGGCCGGACAAACCCGGCAAACGGAACCAAAGGGAGGGCCCCTTTTGGGATTTTGGCCTTTTCAATGAGCTCTCTACTACAAAGCTCGGAAAGTCGCGCTGGACTATCACGTAACTGGTTAATACGCAATAGAAATATGTCCATTTGTTGTACCCAAGTGAACTTGTCAGGGTAATTGACCACGTGATTATGTCAGGGTCATGAAAAGGCAAAGGTGACAGGTGTTTTCTATCAGACGGAGCAAATTAATATCCTGTGTAACATCCTGTGATATCATTATTTTTTCTTTCCTCCGTCTGACGCAAAAACTTGCTCCGTCTGACAAAAACTTTCTGACAAAAACTTCTCCCTCTCTCTTTGACAGAAACCCCCTTGAAATGTAGTATAGCCGCCATATGAAGAAAAAACCCTTTATTTTACAAATAACTACAATCGTAGCGCTGGCGGCGCTCTCAATTCCAACAACTCTCCCGGCGCAGATGCTCGGAGAGGCCCCTATCCCCTCCCCATCCGCTTCTCCGCCGCCGAGAGGGCCTGGAGAGGCCGGAAAACCTGTAAGTGAGGGGCAGCCGCAATCTATCGCAGACACGATAGCCATTCCGAAGCCCCCCGAAGGGGGCAGGGATGAAAGCGCCGCAAAACCGGCCTCAACCGAGATCAACCCGCTGACCCAAAAGGACTACAGCTGGTATCTGAAATCCGGAGATAAATCCCCTAAATGGAACGAATTCATAGAGCCGGCTTTCCAGAGCTTCGACAGCGGAAACTTCGCCACCGCCGGGATATTTCTCCAGCGCGCCTACGACGCAGGCTGCCGCGATCCGCTCATCCTTTTTCGCCTGGCCCTGATAAAGGAGAGCCGCGAAGGATACATAGAGGCGGCCAATATGTACCTCGAGGCGGCAAAGGGCGTGGAAAAACGATATCCCGGCCACCCTATATCGCGCGGCATACACAAGCACGTCGGGCGCTCGCTCTATAAGGTCGATAGACCGGCCGAGGCCCTCCCCTTCATCACGGAGGCGCTGCGCCACTCACCCAATGATTTCATGATGCTGCTGATGGCGGGGCAGATCCTTCGCAGCATCGGAGAAAATGACAAAGCACGAATCGCACTTGAAAAGGCGCTGACGGTGGAAAGGCCGGCAGGGAGCGACGGGCTCGACTCGATAAGGCCTGTGCTCCACGAGCTGATTCTGGCGACCTTTGCGCTGCAAAATGTGGGGATGTGCTCGAAATATGTGGAGCAGATGACTTCACTTGATCCGTCAGATCAGGTCGCGTCGATATACCGCAGAAAGATAGCTGAAATCGAAAACAAACGCCGCGAACGTGAATTGATAAAGAGGCTGACGGAATAGGCAGATCAACTTAACCTTACCCTCAGCCTTAACCTGTTTTTTCACAAAAACTTGCTCCGTCTGACAAAATCTCCCGCTTTTTCCACCAGTTCCATCAGTTCCAGCCACGGCAGAAGTACTTTCCTCCGTCTGACGCAAAATCCTCCTCCGTCTGCCACCAGCCACCAGCCACGGCAGTAAACACGGCAGTAAAAAAGAACCCCGGGGAGCTTTCGCCACGCCCGGGGCCTTTGGGGGAGCTATTTAAACTTCCTAACCCTCTACCTCCCGTCCAGCCTTCCTTATATGGAGGTCTCACGCGAGACCATCCTCCCTAATCCCGTCCTTTTCTCAAGCAGGGGTCTTCCTGATCCTCCTGGCAGCAGCCTTCACCGCCAGTATCATCATTCCGAACAGGTAGAACATGCTGCTCGGTGATCCGCTCGCGGAACCTGACAGCGAGCAGCCTTCGTTTCTGGTCGTCGCCATCGAAAGGTTGGCCATGTTGCCGCCGATTTCCTCGCCGTCGGACACGCCATCTAAGTCGGAGTCGATGTTCAGCGGATCGGTTTCCAACCATTCGCCGCGCTCATTGCGATCGCGCTGACCATTGCAGTTGAAGTCTTCGCCGAGTCCGTTGAAGAATCCATCCGGCAATCCGTCACCATCGGTATCCATGAGCGTTGCGTCGGTCTCATTAGAGTCCCTCTTATGATCGGCGTTCTTGTTCTCACCGAGGCTGTATATCTCTTCACCCAGGTGGTTCCTGATCATCATCGGGCCATCCGGTATGCAGTCGCCATCGGTATCCCACTGACGCGGATCGGAGCCGTAGGCCGCTTCATTGCCATCGCTCACGCCGTCGCCATCGGTGTCGGGCATATCAGGGTTGATATCGCCGGCATCCGGATCGTAGGTGCAATCAAAGTGTGCCTTAAGAGTGCTGCCATCTTTGAACACCCTAAGATCCTTGCTGAGCTTGTACTCTTCGAGCACCATCTGGAAATTGACCTCCGCTCCATCCCATATTCCATCGTTGTCGGAATCGGCAAGGTTTGGATCGGTGCCGAGGATCTTCTCGCAGCTATCTGTGAGACCATCGTTGTCGCTGTCCCTGCCTCTATTCAGAACAGTGGTGGCTTTGCAGTTCGTATCAGGGTTGAGTCCGCAACCTTCGAATTCATCTATATCATTAACACCGTCGTTGTCGGAATCCCACATGCATGGATTGGTGCTAAACCAGTCAACGAATGAACCGTTGTATTCTTCAGCATCCGGAATTCCATCGCCGTCGGAATCGACAGACCTCGGGTTGGAGCCTACTGCAATCTTGCCGATGGTATCCCAAACATTATCATCCATGATCGCGTTGATGAAGAGCTGGCCTACAAAGATGTCGCCGCTTACTTCCTGATAATCGGTCAATCCGTCACCATCGGTGTCGGGGTTCGTCGGGTCGGTATCGAGCTTCATCGCACCGACGCAGCCCTCAGAACCTATCACCAGCGTCGTAACGTTTGTAAAGAGGCCATCGCCGTCCCTGTCCTCCTGACCATCCAGAAGCCCGTCGCCATCGGTATCTGGGTTTCTCGGATTGGTGTAGTACTCGTCGCGAACCGGATAGCGCTTTTCATTAAAGTCTGTTATTCCGTCGCCGTCGGTATCGGCAAGCATCGGGTTGGTTTCCATAGAGTTGACATCTTCATAGGTCATGTTGACTAACTTGCCATCGGCCGAAAATTTGGAGGATAAGGATCCGTCGAAGCCCTTACCATCGAGGTTGAGGTCTTCTTCGTAATCATACTGCAACAGCAACAATCTCAGCTGATAAAATTTCAGCTTACCATCGAGGTTGAGGTCTTCTTCGTAATCATACAGCCCGTCCTGATCGCGATCCCATATGAAGGCCCTGATCTTGTGAAGAGGGTTCTTGGTGTAGAGGTCCGCATAGACATCGCAGCCGTAGTCCCTCTTAGGATCCTTGGTAGGATCGTATAAATGTTGGCTTCCCGCTCCCCTGCTTTCTGGGCACACATCGTACAAATCTTCAATACCATCGCCGTCGGAGTCCGCCTCCCAATACTTTAGTTCGTCTCCAGTAGGGCAGGTCATGCTGGGCTGCTCTACGCAGTCCGGTATGCCGTCGCCGTCCATATCGCCCTGACAGATCTCGCGTAGGAACAAGTTCTTGTCGCCGTCATAGTTCATCACATCCGTGAAAAAGAGCGGCTGGGTTCCATCCATCACATACCCTGTGGGCATGCCGGTGCCCGAGTCTGTCTCGACATATTTGGGATCGATACCCCAGAGTACGTCCTTAACCCTCACAACTGTGCATTTCGTCTCACCCTTGCAGGCCTCTTTGGTATTTTCTGCAGTACTGAAGAGCGGGCAGAGATCGACGTCGTCTCTAAATGTATCTCCATCCGTGTCAGGATTACCAGGATCAAGCTCATAGTTGCCAATATCGCGGACACCATTGAAGTTCTCCTTCGCACCGAGGCTTACGTTGCGGCAGGCATAGGAGTGAATCGTCCTCTTGTATTCAACTCCCTGGGAGTCGGTCTGTGTCCCCTCAGCCAAAGGTGCCATAAAATTGGCCCCTCTTTCCGGCGTGCCAAACACTCTGGAACATGTCTGATCGGAGCAATAGACGTTATAGAGATCGTAACCTACGCCGAGGATCTGTTCATGTCCGGAGCTAAGAGAACATTCAACTGGTTTGCCGTTCTCATCCTTCACAGCATTGCTGATGCTGAAGGTAGTATTAAGGGAGACATTAAAGAGGTAGTTCTTCGATCTGAAAGATCCCACGCCGAAGTTGAAGTTCTGATTTCTGTCTTCCTGTCCGTCCAGGAGACCGTCCCCATCGACGTCGGGGATCAGGGCGTTAAGAACCTTCTCCTCAACTCCATCCACATCAAGGATGCTATAGTTCCGCTCAAACGGAGTGCCATCCGGTATGCCGTCGTTGTCGCTGTCGGCATTGAAGTATGAGGTTTCGCCGGCGTCTACGCGACAGTTGCGGTTTATATCTTCATCATCATCGGACTTTCCGTCGCCGTCTGTATCCCACCACTGATCGCCTTCAACGAGAGGCTCGCCGCGGATATTTTTGCCGCAGGACTCCAGATCGCCATAAAAGCGGAGCTGACAACAGTGGTTATAACCTTGCATCCTCTTGCCGTTAACGCCGGTAAGCCAGTTGTTCGGATCATCATCGTCGCCGTTTCCATCTGGGCATTCTACCTGACCTTCTTCATCCTCGTCGTCCATCGAGATCACATTTGAAGCATTGCCGAGGCCACCGTTCGCAAGAACAGGGACAAGTACGACATTTTCAAACTCCACCGGGAGATAAACCTTGAAGATTTTCGTCTTCTTATTGAGCCCGAGAAAGCTGGTATCGCTGGCGTAATCCCTTGGAATTAAGTACGCAACTAATTTTCCATTTTGTTTGACACTTTCTCCAGTATCGACATCTTCTCCAACACCTCCAGTGCTGAAAACCAATATGCGATCGATAGTTTTACCCTCACCGCAGGCATCCTCAGAATCAGCAGATGCGCTGACAACCTTGCCTACCACTTTTACATGCGTAAGATTTCCCGACTCATCCCTCTTGTAATTTTTGCTCATCAACTTGACTTTATAGGGGATAGCCGATTCTATCCAGTTCTCGACCTGCGTAATAGTCATAGCGGAATCTTCACTCACCGAAGCGTAGCCATTTTCGTTATCATCGCCAACCGCGCCATTAGGAATAATGGCATTGTTGGCCTGTGGATTTGAGTTATCCATAACAATTGCACGCGTAAGGTTGCTAAGTGAAGCATTTGCCATGATTGTGTTTCCAGCAGAACTATCTGCTATAACTATTCCGTCGGAACCACCGTTGATCGTAACACCGTCTATCATTGCGTCATTGCCGTTGATGCATATGCCTTTTTTAGTTCCGGCGTTTATGATCTCAATGTTCCCTATTTCAACATCATTGGCATCCGTCGTAATATCGATGACGCATGAATACTTGTCAGGAATATTCTTGGCATCGAGGACCGTCTTTTTGCCTTCGACGAACTCATCGCACTTTCCATCTTTATCATCGTCGGCCTTGCAGCCACCCTTTATTACGAAGGGCTTGTCGGAGCCGCCATTGTGCCTGATTATAAGAGGGCTTCTCATGAAGATGGTATCGTCCGGCTTT
It includes:
- a CDS encoding tetratricopeptide repeat protein; its protein translation is MKKKPFILQITTIVALAALSIPTTLPAQMLGEAPIPSPSASPPPRGPGEAGKPVSEGQPQSIADTIAIPKPPEGGRDESAAKPASTEINPLTQKDYSWYLKSGDKSPKWNEFIEPAFQSFDSGNFATAGIFLQRAYDAGCRDPLILFRLALIKESREGYIEAANMYLEAAKGVEKRYPGHPISRGIHKHVGRSLYKVDRPAEALPFITEALRHSPNDFMMLLMAGQILRSIGENDKARIALEKALTVERPAGSDGLDSIRPVLHELILATFALQNVGMCSKYVEQMTSLDPSDQVASIYRRKIAEIENKRRERELIKRLTE
- a CDS encoding elongation factor Ts, with protein sequence MTISSEIVKELREKTGAGMMDCKRALSESNGDMEAAIESLRKKGVATAEKKSVRVAADGLIGHDISADGKVATLVEVNCETDFVTKTEDFRGYVSRVTEIVRDRNPADLDGLLATTVDGKSVKDIQTDVVAKIGENINARRFARVEIGAGKKLAQYIHAGSKIGVVVVYNDPNAKLDDTTGREVAMHVAAMHPQYVNKSDVPESVIAKEKEIMLAQMGETKKPAEILEKILGGKINKFYTEICLSEQVYVRDPDGKSSVGGWLKKIDSAITIDSFVRFQVGEGIEKRKD
- the uppS gene encoding di-trans,poly-cis-decaprenylcistransferase, with amino-acid sequence MPKTPKHIAIIMDGNGRWAAENDLSRSEGHRKGAERIEGVIEDCKNRGVKYITLYAFSDENWQRPSDEILALMQLLRYFLISKRKGMVEKGVRFRVIGDIARLPAELRSEIRETEALTSHCSDITMIVALSYGGRQEILRAVNAMLKSGKGEVTQEDFTSALDTRGIPDPDLLIRTSGEFRVSNFLLWQIAYSELYFTEALWPDFDSAELDRAIESYKARERRFGKVSGQSA
- the frr gene encoding ribosome recycling factor; this encodes MDDKIFKETEAKMSRAMDALHHELARLRTGRASLSLVDEVRVEYYGTMTPLNQLSSLSIPDARTIAIQPWDASAGQAIEKAILKSGLGLNPISDGKIIRIPIPALNEERRRDLVKLVKKHAEDCKVAVRNVRRDSNEELKRLKKDSKITEDDERSGYDRIQKITDDFIKKVDETVTHKEKDIMSV
- the rpsB gene encoding 30S ribosomal protein S2; this translates as MTVEVQVKDMLEAGVHFGHQTRRWNPKMRPYIFAARDGIHIIDLDQTASLARDAYKFVADTVALGNSILFVGTKKQAKDVVESEAKRVGQFYVSNRWLGGMLTNFRTIRQSIDRLNDLVEKREKGELEKLTKKEALQIEREIEKLEFSLGGIKMMKKIPGAVFLIDPSSEIIAKKEANKLGIPVIALIDTNSDPEGIDYIIPGNDDAIRSIQYFSKIIADACEDGNRRREISLREQEAQAAEQAKEQKFKGPAIREKKITGRGRAWVARGATAEAASDADAEQFAKVKVEETTEAGSDQNP
- a CDS encoding UMP kinase yields the protein MKYRRIILKLSGEALLSPGVEKGISLDAAAKLVSEVRSAIDLGVEIGIVIGGGNIFRGAPIAKEGGICQAQADRMGMLATVINGLALQEVMIGSGLDAVLMSSLAIEGVAHSFDRRSAIRDMKEGRVLIFCGGTGSPFFSTDTAASLRALEVGAEAILKGTKVDGVYSADPKNDPSAKRFDSVSFIDVLKNQLKVMDSTAVSMCMDHNIPIIVFDIFKSGNLAKVVKGEKIGTVVYG
- a CDS encoding phosphatidate cytidylyltransferase, which codes for MTRVVTAIIMGFVFVAAIWCLPISGFKGVLLAVTLLGGIEFSRMFFAEKIERKICVTAILAAAIPMIWMTDTPAAIISISVAMLFTVSVLFMRSTPRLEGVADRIGLATLGMMYLGIAFPFWAWIRELPFGNSMVLLAMAPACLCDTFAYVAGKSFGRHKFAPMVSPNKTMEGFFAALAGSMTGAFLIRWLLLPEMDAVATAGLAAVIWITSTFGDLIESMFKRSCGVKDSGSIIPGHGGILDRLDALIFTAPFAFIYFKYVIG